CGGAAGCCGAGCTGGATCGGCTGGTCGATCAGGCGGTCGCATTGCTGTCTCACTATGGCGAACGCGCCGCAGTGTTGATGGCTGCCGCCCGTTTTGTCGCCAATCGCAAGAATTGAATTGCCACTGTGACAGGTTTTCAGGTGCGGACTCTGGTTTGATGTTTTAGGGCTCAGGGACTGTAATTCTCTCCTGAAAGCGCCTGACATGATTGCCGATCATTTTGCGCAGTTTTTCTCCGCCTATCTCGTCTATCTGGTCGCGGTGATCAGCCCCGGCCCGGCCAATATGGCGATTATCTCGACGGCCATATCGCAAGGGCGCAAGGCTGGTCTGGTGATTGCGCTTGGGATATTTGCAGGTTCGTTTACCTGGGCCATGGCTGCGTCCTTTGGCCTTGCCGCCTTGCTGCATCATTACGGCCAGGCCCTCATCCTGCTGAAAATCGCAGGCGGGCTTTATCTTTTCTATCTCGCCATCAAGGCCGGACTGTCTGCCTTGCGAAAACAACAGCCTGCCGGGGAGCAGGTCGAGGCGGTCAAGCGGGACCGTTATGGGTCAATCTTTCTGCGCGGCTATCTCATCCACTTGACCAATCCGAAAGCGATTTTCGGCTGGCTGGCGATTATTTCGCTGGGCGTGCCCGTGGATGCCTCACTAGGGTCCGTGGTGCTCGTGGTCGGTGGATGTCTGGTGACCGGGTTTTCAATCTTCTGCGGCTATGCTCTGGTGTTTTCGACCGCCCGGGCCGTGCATGTTTATCGGGCCAGCAGGTGCTATGTGGATGGCGTTCTGGCGCTTCTATTCGGCGCGGCGGGCGTGAAAATGCTGACAACCAGCTTGTGATAGGGCAGCTTGTGACAGGCCAGCTTATAACAAGAAAGCCGCCTTTCGGCGGCTTTCTTTGTTTTTGACTGGGCAGTGGCCTTGGCCGTAATCAATTGTCCTTGAGCGGCGAAATTGCCACTTCGACACGGCGGTTCTGAGCGCGGCCTTGTGGCGTGGCGTTGGTGGCAATCGGCTGGCTGGGGCCAAAGCCCATGGCCGACATGCGGCGCGGATCGACGCCCTGCGAGCCGAGATAGTTCAGCACCGATTCGGCGCGGCGCTGCGACAGATCCTGATTGTGCTGCAAGCCGCCGGTCGAGTCGGTATGGCCGTTAACATCGACCAGGGTGCGGTTGAACTTCTTCAGCACGATGGCGACCGAATTCAGCGTTGGATAGAACGGCGGCAACACCTGGTCCTGATCGGTCGGGAAAGTGATGTTGGACGGCATGTTGAGGATGATCCGGTCGCCTTGGCGGGTGACGGACACGCCGGTGCCCTGAAGCTGGGCGCGCAGTTCGGCTTCCTGATTGTCCATGTAA
This region of Agrobacterium vitis genomic DNA includes:
- a CDS encoding LysE family translocator, producing MIADHFAQFFSAYLVYLVAVISPGPANMAIISTAISQGRKAGLVIALGIFAGSFTWAMAASFGLAALLHHYGQALILLKIAGGLYLFYLAIKAGLSALRKQQPAGEQVEAVKRDRYGSIFLRGYLIHLTNPKAIFGWLAIISLGVPVDASLGSVVLVVGGCLVTGFSIFCGYALVFSTARAVHVYRASRCYVDGVLALLFGAAGVKMLTTSL
- a CDS encoding OmpA family protein, whose amino-acid sequence is MLKKFILLALTATYLSACTTTDPYTGEQKMSNTAGGAMIGAGLGALGGLAVGGGGHGKRNAALIGAGIGALAGGAIGSYMDNQEAELRAQLQGTGVSVTRQGDRIILNMPSNITFPTDQDQVLPPFYPTLNSVAIVLKKFNRTLVDVNGHTDSTGGLQHNQDLSQRRAESVLNYLGSQGVDPRRMSAMGFGPSQPIATNATPQGRAQNRRVEVAISPLKDN